In the genome of Paramormyrops kingsleyae isolate MSU_618 chromosome 5, PKINGS_0.4, whole genome shotgun sequence, the window GTATTTCTAAACATGCACAGGAGCCTATCTAATAAACAAAAGTGAGAGTTATTAAAGGCGACCCCTGATGTGTGACGCCAAGCCACAGGTCACATAAGACCTTCCCCTATTGGATGGATTCGCTGCCGTGGTGACGGTTGCTCCCCTTTCCCGATACCTGATCCAGCTTCCTCTTGAGGGTTGAGACTTCCTTCTGGTTGGAGAACGTGATGTCGAGTCCAGGGGAAATGGCATAGATGAACTCGATGCCGTGTTCTTTCGCAGAGGCCATGAGGGTCATCAGTTGCTCTTCCAGAGACACAAACAAGGAAATTAGCCACCTGTAACTATACAGATGTAATGAACGAGCAGCATGGAGGAGATTCAACATAATGGGATGTATTGGTCTCACCTGCCTCTTCGACCGAATACATTTCCCTCCAGAACATTCTGTGCTTATAGTCATCCTTTGGAGCATATAGGTATGTGTTCAGGCCCCATTTCTGCTgcctacaaaatcatattttatgCTCTCAGAATACAGACCATTGTTCGAAACACCTTCAAACACAAACGGAAACTTACATGGAAGGATTCTTAAAAAGACGCATACACAACAGATGCATATTTTAATTACAGAAATCAATGCATTTAACAAGATCTCCTTAAAGCCACAGGAAACAGCATCAAATCCAAATCAATCAAGGaaataacagtaaaaaaaaatgcccagGATTTAGCAGTAGATTCAGTACGAATCGGTAGTTTAAGAGGCACCTTTGGAGCGAaaggttactggtttatgtCCCAGGATGGACCCGCTATAAACTTGAGGAGGACTGTAAATAATCAACTGCTAAATAGATAAAACACAGGAGAGTGATCTCTGGACCAAGTAATCAGACCAAGCTGGAATCATTACCTCCTGAAAAGCTCCTTCCTTTGTTCCATAGTCCATGGCCGTCCGTAGAAGCCTGTCACCAACAACAGAACAGGCCAATCACCAAAAACTCACACAGTGACCCTTGTTCCTGGTTAGGAAGAACATGGTAGTTTTCACTTCCGTAACGCATGTGCGTCCGCCCGTTTACGCTAACCTCACTCACGCTGCCCTGCTTATCTGCCACCAAAATTAGGGCACGCTAACCGCACCAATGTGATACATCAGTGTGATGCCAGTGACAAGCTAAATTAAGAAGAGCGGTACAGCAAAATGTGCACAATCGAGCCAGACGGGCGGAATCGGGCTTTCCGGGGGGGTTAAATCTCAAGTCAGCCACGGAGTGACCCTATTTTAGAAACAGCCCTAAGTACTACGTGACAAAATAAATCCCAGGGGCACTCCATGCCATCCTGCTTTTCTCACCCTCCACCACGCCGCTGATGAATTTCCGATGGCCGGTTCTTTCGACTTCGATGGTACCAGGCTCCTCAATCGGAGCCTCTGCGGCCACGGGGCTAGGGGCCACGGGCTCGTCGGGGCGCGGAGCGGAGCCCATCGTCTTCTCCTCCTGGACCATCTCTATGAGCCAGCTACCCTCCCGAGCGGCGCCGAGCGCTGCAGCACCTGCTAGAAACAAGACTTCGCTCGTGAACCAGCTACGCCAAAGCAAGGATTAGTAAAGCCAAGCAAAGACGCAGGGTCGGGGTGCTGACAGAGGAGCTACAAATCGAGCCACCGAGCTAACGCGTTAAACACGCCGTTTGTCAGAGGGAATCAACTTATAAAGCTCGGTTTTTATAGAGGTAAAGATGCCCCCGTATATCTCTATACCAACGACATTTCTCCGGGTTAaactactttatttttttttcgcTATACCGTAATTATTCCCCCGCCGTGTCCTGTCTTCCTTACCAGCTCCTTGATTCTTCCTGTTTACACCGACTGCGCAGGCGCAGCAAACCGGATCAGACCGGTTCCCACAACGTCAGAAACAAATAAGGGGAGTAAAAAACGCATAAACCAAACCCGTAggatattatttttcattatggtCGTCGAAGAAAAGTCAAACATCCGTTTTAGATGATTAATATTTTCACATAAAACGTTTTATTTTCACCGTGTTTTGAATGGGTCGTCCCATAATTACGGTGTCCGATTTAGAAATTCgctggggaggggggccctTAAAGGCGCCGTACACATTTTACTACGCAGGAGACTTCGATCTAGTAATGTTTTTCAGTAAATGTATGCGTTCCTTGACAATACAATTTTTACGTGGCAACTTTAAAAACGATAGTGGCCAAGACCAACGGCAAATATCTTCCGCTTTAGTAATAATTCACCAAGCACATCATTACTCATGGATACATTGGCCGCAGCCTTCATCGTGTCACTGCCGTGTAGTATTCCACGTATAACCACAGTATGGAATTCATGCGATTTAAAAGCTTAAAGCCTAGAAGAGAGCCGTCATAAATGTTTTTAGAAAAGAAGGTCTGCATATCGAAACAATGGCGTTTTTTCATCTACACAATTACAGCTCAAGTTGGAGCGGAACCATTTTCATATCAGCCCATGCTGATACACAATTCTCACCACTACATTCTACAAGTTGGTGTGTTAAAGTAAGTCTACAACATAActtatttcaaataaaaggtATTAGGGAAAAATGTAAGTGAGAAAAGGACAAGatccattttaaaattgttttttaatgttttgcatTACATTTCCATTCCACATTCTTCCAAGCATTTAGGAAAGAATACATTCCATTTGTTTTCTTACTCTCCATCATCCTATTTTTATACATGGTGAGCCCATGCAATTTTagaatgcattaaaaaaaatttaaatattctctTAAGAACATTTGCCTCTTTTTTGCACTTTTTCCCTTTATACTGTTTTTATGCTTTTAATTTTTCTTAGAAATCTTCACTTCAATAGAAGGTGTAAGCTTGTAgacacaggggtggggggagtgaaAACAGACACAGAAGCCACACGCGATGAGTGGGAAGGCAGTGTCCGAAGGCGTGCGCTCCAGCACGGCTCTGAGGTAACGTGCCGTCTTCTCTCCTCCGTCCTCCGTCCCCCTCTTGCCGTTACCTTCTCAGACCTTTCTTGGCCTGCCTGAGTAAAGTGTCGAAGTCTAGTGCGTCGAGTTTGCTCTTCGTCGGTTCTGGTTCGTATTCCCGGCTGGAGTCTGAAAGAACACGGTGGGACGTTATACTAGTGTCTCTACAGGGGCAGACGCATGGGGCAATTCCAACCAAATGCCCCAAATGACAATGACAATCTAAGGACGCTTTTCCCCACACACCAGGTACCGTACATTGGGTACGTCGAGGAGGTATCAAAAATGCGGTACTCTATGGTGTTTGTTTTCCACTGGTGTGATGTccactgaatgacatcacaacaagGTGGATATTTcatactgaatttgaaaaatctGACATAATATATTATAGGCCTGGACGAcgtgcgatattaataccaacttACATCGCTAAtcagctatattaaaataatgctTTTTCTTACGTTCAATTCTGTATGGACATTATAGCACAGggggttaaagttttgctaaaacatttgcaaaaaaggagaaagaaaaaaaatgacattccttttatagattttagggtgtttttccaccacaccaaAGTTCAACCAGATGCAATAACTAGCCAAACAGGCAGTGAGACAGCACCCCGACATGAAATAACTCAAAACATACCCAGGTCCGCGTAGTTGGACTTGCAGAACTGCCGACGACCCCCGAAGCAGAGGTCAAAGGGCAGCTCGTTGCACTGCCGCAGCTTGCCTCCGTTCTCAATGGCGCTGAACGCGTCCTTTGTATTGTAGTAGGTGACAAAGCCATAGTTGTCCCTGTGGGAGGAGCAAATTGGCACCGGTAATTACATGGCCTGTCATCATGGGTTCGGTCCACAAGAGGGCACCAGAGATCCTCAAAGCTCCATCAAAGGTGCGACCCCTAAGGCCACTTTTCGCCAGCATAGAGCCGTCCTCACCCATGCTCCCGAAAGTGCAGGGTGCAGTCCTCGATCTCCCCATAGAGGGAAAAGCGCTCCTTCAGCTCCTTGCGGGTCATACTACCGCGGATCTTCCCTACATACACCACGCGCCGCTCCTCCTGGGGGAGACAAAAGCATTTGGGGGACCAAAATTACCATCCTAGAACCTCCCATTTCACCAAGTCTATAAGTATGTCTTCATTTGGAGTAACCAAGCTTGATCAAATCAGTACTCTGAGCTGGACAGATGTTGGACGGAGAAGCTCCCCGTGGGGCAGTGTGACATCAGCAGACAGCAGCCATTTTTGACGAGACCCCACAGGGACGGCATGACCGTGAAGGCAAACGAGTGTAACTCACGATGGCTTTCTGCTTGCGGTCATTCACGTCCTGCGGCTGATGTGCCTCTCGGGAGTTGTAACGGTAGTTGTGTCTATAATTAGGGCTGCAaggtttaaaaagaaaaagaaaaatgaagatCTTCAAAGCAACCACTGCAAGGTTAAAGGGGGCAAGGAACCTAAGAAGGAAAAGTAGTAATGAAGCAGCTTAAGTCACAAAACAGTTATTAAGCATTTGCCATGTTGCTGGTAATGACACCTGGCAATTcatgccagtgtttcccagtctggttcTTTGGGATCCACAGAGGTGGACTGACTGCGGTttcctgaggaccagattggaaaacactgatcTATACATTTTTCCGAATACCTTTCAAGTGCACAAACAGACGCACACACGTCCGACCTCAGCCACAAGCAGAGTGCCGGGGTTCCCATGGTGAAGTGCATGTGAACCCCCTCCCGGTACACCGACCTGTGGCTGGCCCTCCTCCAGCACGGCGAGCGCGACCGGGAACGGCTGCAGGACCGCGAGCGGGAGCTGGAGTAGGAGCCACAGCGCCGTCGAGGCGGAGAGCGGGACTGTGAGCGGGAACTGGATCGGGACGAGGAGCTAGAACTGCTGCCAGAACGGCGAGAGCGGGAGCAGAACCTGGGCGGGCAGAGACCCCACATCGTATCATAAGCTCAACTCTGCCAACTGGGGTGTAAACAAGTAATCAGCACCTGCTCATATGTTATGTTCATAAGCCCCTCCCATTCACTGACCTCTTCCTGGGCGGAGAGGTTGATCTAGACTGAGACCGAGACTGGGATCGGGACTCTGACGACGAGCAGGAGCTCGACTCAGAGCTACTATTGGAGGAGGGGCTGGGAGACCGGGCTCTGTACCGCCGCTGTGACCGGCCCCTTTCGTGGACAGCAGGTCGGTCAGGGTGCCCAGACGGGCGGTAGGCAGAGCTTCTGCTCTTCACAAGACCTGCCTCCTGGGGGATGGGCTCCGTCCTGGAGGGTGAGGCTTCGGGGGACAGCAGCACTGAGCCTATGACGGGGTGAGCCTTTGCCTCAGGTTGAGTCCTGTGGTCCAGGGGCTTGGCAGACACCCCCATGGGGAAGGCACACTGGGGGGTCGGGGCAGAGACAGTGCCCCTTACTGGCAGGACGGCCACACCAGGCTGCTGCTGGATGCAGATGGCTGAGGCCGGCTCTGTAGGTGCAGGCCCCTCGGAGGGCCGGCAGTAATCATGATCGGCGAAAGCTGGGTGGTGTGTGGGGGCAATGGCTTGGGCAGGGGGCTTGCTGCGGGGCTTGCTGGGGGGCAGTGGCCGAGGGTTGATGATCTGGATGGCCTTGGTGGGGGATGGTTTGGGCTTCGCCAAGAGGGCCACTGGGGTCAGGGGCTTCCAGGTCTGGTGAGGGGGGGTGGCCGGGGGCGTGAGACCTGGAACAACACATATCCCACATTAGTGGGCTTTCATAAATGTGCGGGAGTTACCCGAGGCGGATAGTTCAGGTGGCAGGTTATATGCTACGTATCTGCATGTGGGTTTCAGACGGTCCCGAAATTCCCAGCTAACTGTACAGGTAACCATGGATTCAGTCTGGACCGGAAGTAACGGTCCTTGTAGTCATGGTAACACAGCAGCACTTTTAGAGACAATGGGACTTACCGGCGGTACTGGCCAGGTCAGGAAGGACCGAGCGCTCCACTGGTTTCCTGTGGACAGAAGAATGGCAGCCGTGTTAATGCCAGTCCCTGGAAAGGGTGGGTAAGAGTGTGTAAAACCCCAGTccccagagggggggggggggggggcgggggtaagAGCGGATTAAGCCCCAGTCCCCggaggggggaggtggggggatAGGGGGTAAGGGAGCAGGTAAAGCCCCAGAAAGCTCCtgtgctgatccacgatcagatttcccagccccaaacctagaattaacctatataaatggCTCTTTCATGCGTAACTGCTTAGTACAAAACTAAtaaacactcaaccaatccaagtcGTCAAACCACAAACGcttcatttaaaattcactggcacatccaaacAGATTTGTACAATAAGCATTGATTggcgtaaattgcagagtgcactgtgaGCCTGATCATAGccttaatttaaacctatactcGATATAGGGCTGCGACTGAGCTGGCGTGGTGAAAATTGGGTCGCAGTGCGAAaagattgagaaccactgctgtaGGGTAACTCCAGCCCCTGCTCTACTCACCCGGAGTTTCCTACAACGGCTGCTCTACCAGAGACCTCTGGCACAGTGTGCTCCTCTTTGGCTGGAAAGAGAGGGAAGGCAGATCAATGGATGGTGCCAGGACAGACCAACCAACCAGAGCGAAGGGGAGGGAACACCCAtatcaaccaatcagaaagcTCTGACAAGCAGCATGGAAGGCTGACATCTAGGGGATCCTTCAAGGGGGTCCCTCAAAGAACTGACTGATAATTCAAAATTAGGGAATGACAGAGACCAGGGGCTCTCAGCTTGCGGCCAATGAGAAACGTGCACCTTATAATTACACGTGCTCATgctctgtgtgtgcctgtacgTGTTTGCGCATGCGTGCACCGGATAACTGAAAAGGCTACACACTACCGACCATTTCATTTGTTTGGTTGTCACACTttaatgttaaataaatgtctggtaaatattttgtgtgtgtatgattcTTGCGTTGCCCCCTTGATCAGACCCCAGTCGTCAAAGCTTTCAGAACCCCAGCCGCAGACGACGAAGTCAAAACGACGTGCAAACAGGGCAGAATACCAGGAGGCTGCGCGGCCTGACACCGCCCAGCCTGTCTAGGGGGGGGACCTTAGGGTCAACATTACAGCAATTTCCAAATCAGCCGAAAGCTCAGGAATCCGACAAAGTAGTAgccaagtctctggagccaaTCTTCAGCTCCTCCTGAGGTGTGGAATGATCCTCCAAGTCGAACCACAAGACACAGGCCAATTTCAGCACGGTCAGGTTCACATCCGCGGCCTTCGATTACACCGTTTAGGAATACAGTGTGTTTTAAACAGACCTGGAGATAGGCCCCATTGTGCACAAACAGGCAGGGAACACACACCCCctcataaatattttaaacaagaGGCTTGAGGTCCCACCCCTTGGCCTGGAAATTTGATAGGCGCATGCCGGCCCATCAGTCACTGCCTGAAAATAGCCCCAGAACCCAGTGTTTACCGAACATGCGCGATTTGGCCGCCGGGCTCTGGGTGGGggagagcgagggagagagagagatgccgggtgtcccccccccccacctacctTGAGTCTCCTCAAACTGCTCCAGAAGGCTGGTTAGGTCAGTGGCTTCAATTCCTGAAAGGCAGCACAGAAACCAACTGTGAGATGCCGCTCTGGtggcccccacagtcaaaaTATGGCTGTGGTGAATAAGTCCCGCCCCCCTCAGAAATTCCAAACCCCATCTGACTGGGGATGGGCCAGAATCCACCCCAGCTGCTCAGggaacagacccccccccccacccaacaccCCAGATGGTGCAATACTGACATCTACAGATTTATGATGGACCCCCAAGCTTCCTACATCCATCTGAAATGTCCCCTATGCAACCATAGAGGGGGCATCTGATTGGCCGATACCAACTCAGGTGACTCACTGAAGGCGGAGCCACTATGTTTTAAAAGTCACGTCACTGCAGAGTGACTCACCTATTTCACTGGTGCTGGCCTGCACCTGCTTCTCCTCTGGGTTCTGTTTGGCGGGGAGCACAAGCAGCTTGGTCTGGGGCAGCCGCTGAGGCCTCCCGCGGGCAGGGAGGCTGGCGACCATGGCCAGTTGGTCTCCCGCGACTGAAGGGGGCTGGCCGTCCACCTGGGAGGTGGGTGCTGTGGCCGGGTTAATCTGTGACGGTGGCTTCCTTGA includes:
- the LOC111846624 gene encoding uncharacterized protein; this translates as MATRWGAGLESLIAGSMECFSLDEDTLSRQDAGELSLNDPLGAGQALESLPAYLDSSILSIFEDSCTPVEINGCIDEEGEAALLTALTEVLDSVDSENLSPFDTLPDPELFSGQKGRDPSAEVDVCAERHWRTLSERSDCEEEDGDTGSLVQGLEGDVGLPSLGDLVKHVYPYCLAVSLELGEDNGYPLPEGGIVLEVVDRGEQGEPILAVTGPIGPAGASKEEPVSEGKSSQPGSPDFAPATEAGGSEVSEERPKEPTSEKCPSRRKKKRKSKKGAEKSVVRSGQAETTADVSGPVPEGVPQDKSPETAAKKKRVTFAPILTSVLDMPAEGRDDFVGSDPDPEPPTGAVEQPASPVLQPPQEEARPKLLSLQEYRLLRQQRKPGPVGKPGGSTKWPTLPEPPRELPPIPCLPEQPRAHPAQKEPQEAVPAWHPVGSSIPPTPEALLVPPSSVVGPSKPPEGRPVEPPQAMSRPPGPAPPVAPPSAAARPVPPPAPCLPPAGSHPTRTTIDPRRPQHLDVPVSRKPPSQINPATAPTSQVDGQPPSVAGDQLAMVASLPARGRPQRLPQTKLLVLPAKQNPEEKQVQASTSEIGIEATDLTSLLEQFEETQAKEEHTVPEVSGRAAVVGNSGKPVERSVLPDLASTAGLTPPATPPHQTWKPLTPVALLAKPKPSPTKAIQIINPRPLPPSKPRSKPPAQAIAPTHHPAFADHDYCRPSEGPAPTEPASAICIQQQPGVAVLPVRGTVSAPTPQCAFPMGVSAKPLDHRTQPEAKAHPVIGSVLLSPEASPSRTEPIPQEAGLVKSRSSAYRPSGHPDRPAVHERGRSQRRYRARSPSPSSNSSSESSSCSSSESRSQSRSQSRSTSPPRKRFCSRSRRSGSSSSSSSRSSSRSQSRSPPRRRCGSYSSSRSRSCSRSRSRSPCWRRASHSPNYRHNYRYNSREAHQPQDVNDRKQKAIEERRVVYVGKIRGSMTRKELKERFSLYGEIEDCTLHFREHGDNYGFVTYYNTKDAFSAIENGGKLRQCNELPFDLCFGGRRQFCKSNYADLDSSREYEPEPTKSKLDALDFDTLLRQAKKGLRR